In the Bartonella apihabitans genome, GCCGAAATTGAAGCGCTCGGTTACAATATCAGTACCCATGGACAGAAAGGCTTCAACGGTGTTGCGCTTCTTTCAAAGATAAATCCTGACGAGGTAATCTGTGGTCTGCCTGGAGATGATAGCGATGAACAGGCCCGTTATATCGAAGCTGTTTATTCCACCAAAACCGGCGTTATACGTATTGTCTCGCTTTACGTACCGAACGGCAATCCGGTTGATAGCGAAAAATATCCTTATAAATTACGTTGGTATGAACGCTTCTATGATCGCGCAGTTTCCCTTCTCGCATTGGAAGAACCTCTGATTTTCGCCGGTGATTATAATGTCATCGACTCTGCTTTTGATGCCAAAAATCCTCAGGAGTGGGAAGGCGATGCATTATATCTGCCGAAAAGCCGCGAAGCTTTGTGGAAGATAAAAAACCTCGGCTTCTATGATGCCACCCGTGCCACTTCGGATAATCCGGATTATAGTTTCTGGGATTTCAAATCCGGCGCATGGCAGAAAAATGATGGAATAAGAATTGATCATTTTTTCATTTCTCCCGAAGCTGCGGATAAACTTGAAGCGAGTTCAGTAGAACGGGCTGTTCGCGGCTGGGATAAACCGTCCGATCATGTTCCTGTGGTTATTGAATTGCGTTAGGTCATTTTACTTTTTTACCCGAAAAATGCGAAAAATCCGTTTAAAAACAGAGAAATGTTATATTCATTAAAAAAATGTGCTAAACTTGCGTTTGGCAGCAATTTTCTTGCAAAAATAACCGATTAAGGAGAACATTCATGAGAAAAGCCCTGATGGCTTTTGCCGCTATGGCAATCTTGGGACTGACCGGAACAGCAATGGGCCAGCAAAAGGATACGCTTGAAAAAATTAAAGATAGCGGCTCGATAACGTTAGGTGTGCGCGAATCGTCAGGTTTGGCGTATGCCCTCGGTAACGGCAAATATGTCGGTTTTCATACCGAGATGGCCGAACGTATTATTGACGATATTTCTAAAAAAATAGGTAAACCGATCAAGATCAATTATTTACCGATTACTTCGCAAAATCGTATTCCACTTTTGCAAAATGGAACATATGATTTCGAATGTGGCTCGACAACTAACAATGCCGCGAGAGGTAAAGAAGCAGCTTTTGCCTATACCACCTATGTCGAAGAAGTACGCATTGCCACCAAGAAAGATTCCGGCATTAAATCGATTGCCGACCTCAATGGAAAAACAGTTGCAACGACAACCGGAACAACATCTGTACAGCTCATTCGCAAAAACAAACGTGCGCAAAATATCGATTTCAAGGAAGTAAACGGAAAAGATCATGCCGATAGTTTCCTGCTTCTGGAATCAGGACGGGCTGATGCCTTTGTAATGGACAGATCAATTCTGGCCGGAAATATTTCAAAATCGAAAAATCCGTCCGATTATGTTATTTTGAATGACGTTCTCTCGGTTGAACCGATTGCTTGTATGTTGCGCCTTGATGACAAAAATTTGGAACAGGCAATTGATGACAGTATTGTTCGCCAAGTAAAAGACGGCTCACTGGAAACACTTTATAACAAGTGGTTCATGCAACCGGTTCCTCCATCAAACACAGTTGTCGGGTTGCCTCTTTCGGATATTACCAAAGATGCATGGGAACATCCCAACAACAAGCCAATGGAAGAATATAAAGAAAACAAATAATAAAACTGTGCGTAAAGGCTGCATGTATTTGAAATTGCGTGCAGCCAATTTTATTTCGTTATCGGAACGATTGGCTCGTCCAGTTTAGGTGTGCGGGTACTCGTATAAGTTTGTCGGGAATAGTCTACAATGGATTTTTCATTCCTCTGTCTGGATGATATTGATCACACCCACGTTGCCGGTTGTTTTGGTAAAGCAGGTGTGAGCCATACCTATCTTGACACTTTACTCAACGCTTTTTTGAATACGGCTCTGCTTTCAATTTCGAGTTTGATTTTAGCTATTATTGTCGGTGTCATTATCGGCACAATGAGAACGCTACCACGGACGACACTATTGAACCGGATATTGCGGGTAATTGCTCGGATTTGGGTGGAAATAACCCGCAACATCCCGCTCCTTGTCCAGATTTTTCTCTGGTACTTCGTTGTACCGAAGATATATCCGCCGGCAATGGACTTTCCGCCGATGATATTGATCATTTGTGCATTGGGATTTTTTACCTCTGCCCGTATCGCCGAACAGGTCCGTTCCGGAATTGAAGCCATTCCGACAGGACAGCGTTACGCCGCTATGGGAATGGGATTTACAACTTATCAGACTTATCGATATGTTATCTTGCCCCGGGCAATGCGCACAATCCTGCCGCCGCTCATATCGGAATCCATGGGGATTGTGAAAAATTCGGCCGTCGCTTTTGCCGTATCAATCCACGAACTGATGCAATTCCAGTTTCAGGCTATTGAAGAAGTCAGTCATGTTTACGAGAACTACATGGTTGTAACAGTTCTTTACGTCATTATTTCTCTGGCTATTTTTATCGTCATGTCAATCATTGAACGGATGGTCAAAATTCCGGGTTTCCAGACGGAGGGAAGATAATCATGTCGAACCTCGGATCTACCCTATCCTATTATCTGACATTCGACTTTTCGTGGATGGATTTTTCTTTTTTCACCTTCGATGTCTTCAAAACCTATATTTTGTCCGGACTTGTTTTCAGTGTTGTTTTGACCGTTGTCGCTACAATATTGGGGATCATTTTCGGGACACTTCTCGCAATGATGAGGTTGTCCTCGATAAAACCGTTATCATGGCTTGCAACCTTCTATGTCACCGCTATGCGTGCAATTCCGCTGGTTATGGTCATTTTGTGGTTTTTTGTTCTATTGCCTTTTGTCACCGGCCATTCGATCGGGGCAAACAATTCGGCCTTTATAACATTCACTGCTTTTGAAGCGGCATATTTTGCAGAAATTATGCGGGCGGGGATACGTTCAGTTCCACAGGGACAGAAATTTGCCAGTGAAGCTCTCGGCATGACCTATTGGCAATCCATGCTTATTGTTATCTTGCCGCAGGCACTGCGCAACATGCTTCCCGTGCTTCTGACGCAGGTTATCATCCTTTTTCAGGATACATCACTGGTTTATGCAATTAGCGGTAATGACCTTCTTAAAGGTTTCGACATTGTAGCAAACAATTTCGGTGTCAAACAGGAAGCTTATATACTGGCCGCCTTGTTCTACTTTGTGATCTGTTTTACGCTGTCGCAGGCCGTTATGTACCTGCAGAAAAAAGTCTCGATTATTCGCTGATAGGAAAGTTTCATGTCCGAACACATGATTGAAGTCAAAAACGTTTCCAAATGGTATGGAAAATTCAACGTTTTGAAAAATTGCTCGACCAATATAAGTAAGGGCGAAGTGGTCGTTGTATGTGGGCCTTCCGGTTCAGGAAAATCGACCTTTATAAAAACCATCAATGCTCTCGAGCCTTTTCAGGAGGGACAAATCTGGGTTGATGGTGTTCCGGTTCATTCTCCGAAGACCAACTTGCCGAAACTGAGGAGCCGTGTCGGAATGGTTTTCCAACATTTCGAGCTGTTTCCCCATTTGTCTGTGATGGAAAATTTGACCATTGCACAAATTAAAGTTCTTCATCGTTCCAAAAAAGAAGCCGTCGAGAGCGGATTAAAATATCTCAAACGTGTCGGCTTGATTGATCATAAAGACAAATATCCCGGTCAACTATCGGGTGGTCAACAACAACGCGTTGCGATAGCGCGCGCTTTGACTATGGATCCTATTGTCATGTTGTTCGACGAACCGACATCGGCTCTCGACCCCGAAATGGTGGGAGAAGTTCTTGATGTCATGGTAGGCCTTGCTCAAGATGGAATGACCATGATCTGCGTTACCCATGAAATGGGCTTTGCTCATAAAGTTTCCGACAGAGTAATCTTCATGGATGACGGAAAAATACTGGAAGACTGCACATCGGAAGAATTTTTTGCTTCGCCGGAATTGAGAACGCCACGTGCCCGTGATTTTCTGTCAAAGATACTAAGTCATTAATTGATAAAACCCGATAAATGATAACTCGTGCGATTTAGATCGTGTGGCATTGGTCGGGCAAAAATCCGGCTTTGACCGGTTCTGTTCTCATGCCCTGAAGCCCGTTAGGTCTTTTGGCTCTTGAGCCACTTTGTTTTCTTAAATTAACAGAAGTGAAGCCTTATAGAGCACCACTTCTTCTCTATCAGCCTGAGAGGGGCAATTTTGTCATTGGTTCTTTTCCGGCAAATTCTATAACCAGCATCAAACCGCTTATCCAGCGTTCCCTGCTCAAAAATCATTTTTGTGTGCAGTAACCACACCAGCACGCAACAAAACATATTCTTATATTTTTTTGAAAAGTGAAAATTTTAAAACGTCAGAAATGGATATTTCAAAGTCTTTCATGACAAAGTCAAAGACATTTTAGAGGACATTAAGTCCGGAAAACGTTCAGTCTTTTACACGTTCTGAAAAATTGCCATGTGCACAATATCCGATAAAATATATACCGTTCTTTTAACCAATATTATCCTACCGCTGACATTTTTTATTGATTGCTACAAGATTTCAAATCTTCTCGATAAGAGATGGCGGTAATATAGATTCAAATTATAACAGTAGAAAACCGGTATCAGAAACCGTTGTCATTTTTGATAATATCGCTCGCAAGAGAAATAGCTGTGCGGCGATCGGCCTCTCCGGATACGGCGAAAGCACGTTCTTGCAATTGTCTTATCCATGTCTGATCATGTGGAGCGGCTTTTTCATAGGCCGCAGTCATCATCGCCAGTCCCCGTACGGTCTTTCCGGCTTGAAATAACATGTTACCCAACATTGCCTGTGCTGCAGGATTGCCTTTTCTTGCCGAAAGCTGAAACCAGCGAGCCGCCTGAACCGGATTTTTTTCGCCGCCATCGCCATTCAACAACATTTTCCCTAAACGATATTGTGCTTCGGGATTGCCAAAATTGGTAGCCGCTTGCAAATAAAGACTGCGCGCTTGAGGCATATCCTGTTTGACAGGTGAATTCGGAATGCCGGTTACAAGATAACTTGCTATTTCTACCAGTGCATCAGAAAGATAACTTTCATCTTCCGAACCCGGATCAGCGCCTTCCTGAACGATGCGAACGTAAAACTGATAAGCCTCGTAATCATTTTCGACCACACCGTCGCCGTCGGCATACATGCGGGCAAGCTTCCAGTTAGCTCCGGGGTGTCCCCTGTCCGCCGCATATTTCAGTGCTTTGACCGCTTGATCTTTATCGCCGTTTTTATAAGCAGAAATACCACTTTTGAAAAATTCGAACGGACTATTCGACTCGTTTTTGCTGTGATTGATATCCAAAGCAGATGCAGTAGAAAGACAGATTCCCAATGTGAGTGCTGTCACACTGGTCAACCAACCTTCTTTGCATCTTTCCATTTGAATTTTTCCTGTCTCGCCACAGATACGCAACAAAATGACTTCGCATTGTTAAAAATGCACTTGCTTTGTGGTGGGAATGAGGCACCAACTATGGTGCTGATGCTAGCACATAAACAATCGAAATTGTGTTGCCTGAAAGCAACATATAGAATTGAGTTTGCTATGGTTAATCCGTTATAATGCGATGTTTTTTGAAATTGCATCTGGCAAGCAGTTATGTAAAATTAATACCGGCAGGTCTTTTTTGACGATGGGATGCACTCATTCATGAGATAGTCGCATTTTTGAGCCACTTTTATTTATCTAATCCGTATCAACCTTTTCTATGAGTTGAAATGATGACGAGTAAACCGAGTATCGTAGCGTTTGCGTTTTTTATGGCAGTTCTGTCGGGCTGTACCACAACGCAAAAGCCTTCTGTAAACGAGGCAACCGACACTTCCGGAACAACCGGTTATTGGTATCTTGGGGACAATGGCGAACGCCAATGGCGGACACTAAATCCTGCCGACATTCCTGCTCCTGCTCCAGCGGTGCGTAAAAACTATGCATCATCTGTCGGCAATGGTAGCGGAAGAGGTTGAATTTGGTTTAGCAAACACGGTTTATTTTCAAGAAAACCGCCCGGAAAAAATTCCCGGGCGGTATTTTTACTTTGACGTTATTCGAAAGAAATTCATCCCAACCGTTTGATTGCAATAACCAGTTTTTCTTTGGCCGCATTCAGTTCGTCCAAACGTTCCCGTTCGGCTTCGACAATATCCGGCTTGGCATTTGCAACAAATTTGGGGTTATTGAGCTTCTTTTCAACCTTCTCTATATCAAGGTCGATTTTCCCCATTTCCTTTGAAAGTCTTGCGCGCTCCGCTTCGAAATCGATCAATTTTCCGAGCGGCATGCAAAATGTTGCTT is a window encoding:
- a CDS encoding amino acid ABC transporter permease, with protein sequence MDFSFLCLDDIDHTHVAGCFGKAGVSHTYLDTLLNAFLNTALLSISSLILAIIVGVIIGTMRTLPRTTLLNRILRVIARIWVEITRNIPLLVQIFLWYFVVPKIYPPAMDFPPMILIICALGFFTSARIAEQVRSGIEAIPTGQRYAAMGMGFTTYQTYRYVILPRAMRTILPPLISESMGIVKNSAVAFAVSIHELMQFQFQAIEEVSHVYENYMVVTVLYVIISLAIFIVMSIIERMVKIPGFQTEGR
- a CDS encoding amino acid ABC transporter ATP-binding protein, giving the protein MSEHMIEVKNVSKWYGKFNVLKNCSTNISKGEVVVVCGPSGSGKSTFIKTINALEPFQEGQIWVDGVPVHSPKTNLPKLRSRVGMVFQHFELFPHLSVMENLTIAQIKVLHRSKKEAVESGLKYLKRVGLIDHKDKYPGQLSGGQQQRVAIARALTMDPIVMLFDEPTSALDPEMVGEVLDVMVGLAQDGMTMICVTHEMGFAHKVSDRVIFMDDGKILEDCTSEEFFASPELRTPRARDFLSKILSH
- a CDS encoding transporter substrate-binding domain-containing protein → MRKALMAFAAMAILGLTGTAMGQQKDTLEKIKDSGSITLGVRESSGLAYALGNGKYVGFHTEMAERIIDDISKKIGKPIKINYLPITSQNRIPLLQNGTYDFECGSTTNNAARGKEAAFAYTTYVEEVRIATKKDSGIKSIADLNGKTVATTTGTTSVQLIRKNKRAQNIDFKEVNGKDHADSFLLLESGRADAFVMDRSILAGNISKSKNPSDYVILNDVLSVEPIACMLRLDDKNLEQAIDDSIVRQVKDGSLETLYNKWFMQPVPPSNTVVGLPLSDITKDAWEHPNNKPMEEYKENK
- the xth gene encoding exodeoxyribonuclease III encodes the protein MKIATWNVAGVRARHDTLIKWLKQSQVDVVCLQETKTIDANFPRAEIEALGYNISTHGQKGFNGVALLSKINPDEVICGLPGDDSDEQARYIEAVYSTKTGVIRIVSLYVPNGNPVDSEKYPYKLRWYERFYDRAVSLLALEEPLIFAGDYNVIDSAFDAKNPQEWEGDALYLPKSREALWKIKNLGFYDATRATSDNPDYSFWDFKSGAWQKNDGIRIDHFFISPEAADKLEASSVERAVRGWDKPSDHVPVVIELR
- a CDS encoding tetratricopeptide repeat protein produces the protein MERCKEGWLTSVTALTLGICLSTASALDINHSKNESNSPFEFFKSGISAYKNGDKDQAVKALKYAADRGHPGANWKLARMYADGDGVVENDYEAYQFYVRIVQEGADPGSEDESYLSDALVEIASYLVTGIPNSPVKQDMPQARSLYLQAATNFGNPEAQYRLGKMLLNGDGGEKNPVQAARWFQLSARKGNPAAQAMLGNMLFQAGKTVRGLAMMTAAYEKAAPHDQTWIRQLQERAFAVSGEADRRTAISLASDIIKNDNGF
- a CDS encoding amino acid ABC transporter permease — encoded protein: MSNLGSTLSYYLTFDFSWMDFSFFTFDVFKTYILSGLVFSVVLTVVATILGIIFGTLLAMMRLSSIKPLSWLATFYVTAMRAIPLVMVILWFFVLLPFVTGHSIGANNSAFITFTAFEAAYFAEIMRAGIRSVPQGQKFASEALGMTYWQSMLIVILPQALRNMLPVLLTQVIILFQDTSLVYAISGNDLLKGFDIVANNFGVKQEAYILAALFYFVICFTLSQAVMYLQKKVSIIR